The genome window CGCAGCAGCGGGGACAGCCGGAAAGGCCGCATTTGATCATGGCGGGCATGGGGCCCAACGCATTCAGCAGAGTCTCCAGCTTGCGGGCCATGTCCCGGGTGGATTGCAGGCCGCGCTTGCAGCTCCCCCCGCCCGGACACAGAGTGACCATGGACGGACACTCCTCACCGACTCCGTTCACATGCCCGACAACGGCATCCACATGCTCGGCGGGAACGCCTTCGAGGACAAGACGCTGGGCGGCGGTGGCGCGAACACCGGGCAGGCCGTACAGGCGCACCACGTCGTTCACCTTGTCCAGGGTCTGGGCGTCAAGCCTTCCCTGCGGCATGCGGGGCTTGATCTCGTAACTGCCGTCAGCGCGTTCCACAACGCAACCGGATGGATATTCCTTCACATCTGTCTCCTAAATGGGCGGCGCAATGGTCACCAGCACGCGAAGGTCATTGTCCTCCGCTGCCCTGACGCCGTGCGGCTCGGCAATCCCGGTCACCAGCACATCCCCGGCCCTGGCCGGAATGACTGCGCCTTCGGCGCCCAGAAACTCGCCCTCGCCTTCCAGCACGGTAATGGTCAGCTCGCCTTCCAGGTCGTGCGAATGCAGGGGCAGACTCTGGCCCGCCTTGAAATTGAAACTCAGGACCTTCATGTACGGCGACTCATGCACCAGCTTGCTGGAAAAGACCAGGCCCTTGAAGTCATGCAAGTCAAATATATTGATATTCTTCATAACAATCTCCTTGATTCAACCGGCAATCCGTTCCCTGGAAAGCACCTGTCCCTTGAGCGAAATGGTGATACGCTCGGTCTTCACTTCCCGCCCGGCCTGCTGCATGGCCTGATTCAGAATGACGCTCATGGACGAGCAGCATGGCACCTCCATCTCCATGACGGTGATGGAATTGATATTGTTTTCGCGAATGATTTCCGTAATCTTCCGCACATATTCCATGGCATTGTCGAACTTGGGGCAACCCATGAGCACCACCTTGCCCGCCACGTAATCCGCATGATAGCCGGGCAGGGCCACAGGCACGCAGTCCGCGGTAAGCAGTATGTCGGCTCCCTTGAAAAACGGGGCGCTCGGCGGCACCAGGCGAAGCTGCACGGGCCAATGCCCCAGGTTGGATCCCTGGGCGGAGGACATCTGGGGGATGTTGGCCTGTTCGCACGGGCTCAGGGTCTTGAGGGCCGCACCCGGGCAACCGCCCCTGGGCGGAGCGGAAGGTTTCGCGTCTTCAAGGCGCAGGCTTTCCGGATCCGGCATATGGTCCGGTATATCCCTCCCCTGCCTGACGAGGAGTTCCTTGACGGCCTCGGGATCGA of Salidesulfovibrio onnuriiensis contains these proteins:
- a CDS encoding nitrite reductase, which codes for MKEYPSGCVVERADGSYEIKPRMPQGRLDAQTLDKVNDVVRLYGLPGVRATAAQRLVLEGVPAEHVDAVVGHVNGVGEECPSMVTLCPGGGSCKRGLQSTRDMARKLETLLNALGPMPAMIKCGLSGCPRCCGESFVRDVGLMGSARGWAVLFGGNAGRNVRAGDELIADAPEAEALAVIRAVLEYYAANAKARERTARFVERVGIDAVGAVIDTLPAK
- a CDS encoding cupin domain-containing protein, translating into MKNINIFDLHDFKGLVFSSKLVHESPYMKVLSFNFKAGQSLPLHSHDLEGELTITVLEGEGEFLGAEGAVIPARAGDVLVTGIAEPHGVRAAEDNDLRVLVTIAPPI
- a CDS encoding ATP-binding protein gives rise to the protein MKTKRMMIHIDEEKCTGCGLCVPACAEGALQIVGGKARLVSEVYCDGLGACLGECPEGALTVEERMVEDFDPEAVKELLVRQGRDIPDHMPDPESLRLEDAKPSAPPRGGCPGAALKTLSPCEQANIPQMSSAQGSNLGHWPVQLRLVPPSAPFFKGADILLTADCVPVALPGYHADYVAGKVVLMGCPKFDNAMEYVRKITEIIRENNINSITVMEMEVPCCSSMSVILNQAMQQAGREVKTERITISLKGQVLSRERIAG